The following proteins come from a genomic window of Alnus glutinosa chromosome 10, dhAlnGlut1.1, whole genome shotgun sequence:
- the LOC133879041 gene encoding protein NUCLEAR FUSION DEFECTIVE 4-like — translation MVVPMSECYNFVVHGARGRWTSIFASFLIMATSGATYILPIYSKDIKRNLGYSQSMLSTLSTWNEIGSNAGILSGLVAEVTPTKFMLVVSSVANFLSYLMIWLAVTEKIHRPQFWLMCVYMFIGANAQNFATTTSLVTSVKNFPERRSMVLGLLKGYFGLSGPILTQIYVFIYGDDSTSSILLAAWLPTSISLIVMYTVGEKAVKIKQPNELKAFFHFLYLSAVLAVYLMTMALVKEYVAFSRVANVGSAVALCIFLFAPVVVASRQEIFIWRQMKAPPTTIIVESPQSVEQEQNSSANQAEEDTIIVEEEQNSSADQAEEDTIIVEEDQNSSEETKTYFFAAIFNKPERGQDYGILQALLSIDMLIILLATLVGVGSCLAALYNMSEIGDALQYEPKAVVILLLLINFWNFAGRVLCGFISEKLVMKYKVPRPLMLSAILFLSCIGLLLIAFPFKDSLFLASAIIGFALGAQLPLVLAIISDIFGLKHYSTLFNCGQMAGSVGSYLLNKELTGSIYDAEAMKLHRMEGLGKPLVCQGKKCFGLSFTIMAIVTFFGGLISLILAARTREFYKGDINKRYRGDDEKTEVASSLADEVAVE, via the coding sequence ATGGTTGTACCAATGAGTGAATGTTACAATTTTGTTGTGCATGGGGCAAGAGGTAGATGGACCTCAATCTTCGCATCGTTTCTTATCATGGCCACTTCTGGTGCAACATACATTCTTCCAATCTACTCCAAGGATATCAAGAGAAATCTTGGATACAGCCAATCAATGCTCAGTACATTGAGCACATGGAATGAAATTGGTTCAAACGCTGGGATTTTGTCTGGACTTGTAGCTGAGGTCACTCCCACAAAGTTCATGTTAGTAGTGAGCTCTGTCGCCAACTTCCTAAGCTACCTCATGATATGGCTGGCCGTCACCGAAAAGATTCACAGGCCACAATTTTGGCTCATGTGTGTCTACATGTTCATTGGGGCCAATGCTCAGAACTTTGCAACCACAACATCTCTTGTCACTTCTGTCAAGAATTTTCCAGAGAGGCGATCTATGGTGTTGGGTCTCTTGAAGGGTTACTTCGGGCTTAGCGGGCCTATACTTACTCAAATTTACGTATTCATTTATGGGGATGATTCAACATCTTCAATTCTGCTAGCAGCGTGGCTCCCAACATCAATATCACTGATAGTTATGTACACAGTTGGAGAGAAGGCGGTTAAGATTAAGCAACCGAATGAGCTTAAAGCATTTTTTCACTTTCTCTATCTATCTGCTGTGCTTGCTGTGTATTTGATGACCATGGCTCTAGTTAAAGAATACGTGGCCTTTTCTCGAGTGGCTAATGTTGGAAGTGCAGTAGCGTTGTGCATCTTCTTGTTTGCACCTGTTGTGGTCGCCTCTCGACAAGAAATATTCATTTGGAGGCAGATGAAAGCACCTCCCACTACAATAATTGTTGAAAGCCCTCAAAGCGTTGAGCAAGAACAAAACTCTTCAGCCAATCAAGCGGAAGAAGATACTATCATTGTTGAGGAAGAACAAAATTCTTCAGCTGATCAAGCGGAAGAGGATACAATTATTGTTGAGGAAGATCAAAATTCTTCAGAGGAGACAAAAACATATTTCTTTGCGGCCATTTTTAACAAACCGGAAAGAGGACAAGACTATGGAATATTGCAAGCATTATTGAGCATTGATATGCTTATCATcttgcttgcaacattagttgGAGTTGGCTCTTGCTTGGCGGCCTTATACAACATGTCGGAAATCGGTGATGCGCTTCAATATGAGCCTAAGGCGGTAGTCATCTTATTGTTGCTGATTAACTTTTGGAATTTTGCGGGGCGAGTGTTATGTGGTTTCATATCTGAAAAATTAGTTATGAAATATAAAGTTCCTCGCCCCCTTATGTTATCAgcaattctttttctctcatgCATCGGGCTGCTGCTCATCGCGTTCCCCTTCAAGGATTCACTGTTTTTGGCATCAGCAATCATTGGTTTTGCACTTGGTGCACAACTGCCACTTGTTTTGGCCATAATTTCTGACATTTTTGGCCTTAAGCACTATTCCACTTTGTTCAACTGTGGACAAATGGCAGGTTCAGTTGGCTCATATTTGTTAAATAAGGAGCTCACTGGAAGCATCTACGATGCAGAGGCAATGAAGCTGCATAGAATGGAGGGTTTAGGAAAGCCACTGGTTTGCCagggaaaaaaatgttttggcctGTCTTTTACGATTATGGCCATTGTAACATTTTTTGGAGGTTTAATTTCCTTGATTCTCGCTGCAAGAACGCGAGAATTTTACAAAGGTGATATAAACAAAAGGTACAGAGGTGATGATGAGAAGACTGAGGTGGCATCATCTTTAGCTGATGAAGTGGCCGTGGAATGA